AATAGCTAGACAAGTCTATTTCTCTTGTAATACtggattttattgattaagCTATTCTGGTCTGTTTAAAGAGATGACGTCATACAATAGTTATTAGTAACGTATGAGTAGGGTATGCAATTCTAGATTCGCCTAGACAAATCAATTTTCTCAGTTTGCAGGTGGTTGATGTAACGCAATAAATCTAGGCTTTTGGTTTCCATGGtttatttaatgttattaaCGCATAGTGTGAATAACGTTATATctgtaaaaatgtcattttgtttttattagaattttagaaaatttaaacaTGAAACTCATTGAcacatattcaaaattataagATTTTGCAGACATACTATTAGAAccttattaaaatcaaatcatttggtctttttaaatgtttatattatttttctgtatttttgtcTATTTAGAATGAAGAAGCTTTCTAACAGCTCTGCAAATAGAAAATGTTACAAAAGTCATCCAAACAAACGCACAAAATCAATAGCCCACGCTAGAGCTCGGCGTTTCGATGGAAGCGACCGTTCACAGTAAGTTGATGGAAATGAgttgataaatcaaaataaattactgAACACAGGATTCTTTTGCCCCGTGTTGTTTAATATCCTCTACAATTGTTAACGGTTCTGCAACGTCTTGAGTTCGCCCAGATGCAGTGtgttaagaaagaaataatttgagacatttgaTTTCGCCCATTGTTAGATTTGCCTGCTGACGACGTGGAAGAAaggagcaaaaataaattggaGACAAAGTTCTCCTTGTATACAgcatattttttgaatttttaatgatCCTTAAATTGTATTAATAATAGAATTACTAGTTAAGCGCTGAATAATAAGTATCTTTCTAattagtaaaaaagaaaatagtttcTTAGTACGCTGTTTTCGCttgctgcgttttacaaaagaacttacgacagagtcgtaaatattttcagtctaATGGAGCggtctttgatgaacagaatttatatcaaaccattcatttatatccattttgatttccataattatattttacaactattacaataaaatattgattagtttgtgattaataaatattcattaattggTCGTAAGTCGGTTCCTATGGTCTAAGTATAAATTCAGTacttttcaatatttacattttttaaatatagtttaTCTTGACTTGTTTGATGAGTAGAATTAATGAtggattttgaaaagtattCTTTAACAAAagttactgtttacattttaGACCTTCTTTATTATCCATCGACGCCTCCAACAGAAGGAGACAAAGTACGTACACAAACATATACTGATGCTGAATATGCTTAAACTTATGATCTGGAgcattttgtcaataaatttttGTTGCTAAAATAACTATCAACTAAAATGAGAGGGTTGTAAAAAATCCTTATTTAAACTGAACATATTTTGGGGAATTAAATTCAAGTTAGTCAATTGTTGGTGCTTTTATCCAGGAGAATTCTCGTCGGGAGGATCACTTGTAAAGAATGACCAGGGAACTCAATCAGAAATATCAATGGCAGATGGAACCCTTTGGTCCATGTTTCCATTGTGTAAGTTCAAAACACTATCAATCAAGGTGGGTTTTTTtcgggggttttttttttgggggggggggggggaggtgggtTGGATGGGAGTGGGTGGAAGGGCTAGGTGCAGAGGCGAGTAATATTATGTATCTAtactaaatttatttattttttatctttcttattattaagttaaaattaaatgttgagTAACTAAAGGTGTTAAACTGTTGATCATTAATTTCAATTACAGCACAAACACTATTAACACGATTTTTCATTATCATGgttgtaaaattgttaaatatttattaaataaacatttataaaattaccGCACAAACACTATTAACACGATTTTCATTATTACGTTTTTTTATCACAATTCTATTAGGTCCTTTTGATTGGAGTTCCTCGGACACGGCGTCATTTCCGGATTTTCCTCGCTGTAACAATTTGGACATCAACTTATTGCTACAAGGTTTTTGATTCTTATGATAAactcataaaacaaatatttcattactTGTTGCTGATATTTACTATTTAGTCTTACAGAAAATACAAGTTATTCAACAAGTTTtataatgtatgaaaaaattaaaatttatagtttttatatttcttaCTTGTTAGAAATAAGACGGAAAAATGAGTGGcgacattaaaatttcaaagcaGTGGCGGTCAAAACTGACGATAACCACGTGATAATTTGGATAATGCATACTAATCATAATATGCATAAAAGCAATACGTCCTTATCATTGATTTATGACCTTAATATGACACAGTTATATTATGTACATGCCTACATGCATAATTAACTAACATAAAATACACTTTTGCTTTTATCACGGACGAATGGAAGAAAtggaaaatgttaataattctaAATAGACACAAACATAATAGATATTTTTTCTTAGCAGCTTACTGATTGGCTAAAACCAAACATTCTAagaaaataacatgttattatcACCCTCACGTAACGGTTAAAGTGGatataataattgatttttttctactttgCTATAATTGGTTATCATTAGTCCAATGAAATTATGTGTTTTTCTTAGTGGTTTCGGCAATAAATTTAGCTTGAtgttcagaaaataaaaaaaggtgatGAAATAACAACGAATGtattatgtttatattattttgtgACTGGATCATATAATAAAGGTGATGAAATAACAACGAATGTAtcatgtttatattattttgtcaCGTGATCATATAATAAAACTATTACTGTTTTGGCTTTTTATCAGTACAATAGATCGTATAGACCGAAATAAACTTATCATAACTATGTCATTATATTGCATAAATTCATTAAGAAgtgtaaaaagatatttaaataatatgttttatcatCTTATCGAcctaaaatacatacatgtacaaactatgttttgtatacagggttattttcgccccatgcaatttttgcccttcttcacttgcaTACGACTTCtgcccgtcttgaattcgccctgATGTAGTTGTGTTAACAGAGATATTATTTTTGACATAGAATTCgtataaataataatgtataaataatatgatTGTTTTAAAAGCTGGCACATATACtagaatattttatatttccttACTTAAAGCATTTCAAACTCAATGGGAGCCTACCACAGAACAAGACATGAAACAGATGACCGAGCATCTTGAAGAACTCAAAACAAGGATTCAAAGTAAGAATGTTTCTTATAAAGGTATATTTTGCTTACATAAACAAAGCCCGCTGCctatatgtaatttataagtgtaatataattacatattcaaatatgatcaattcaaatcaaatcaattaaactaatgcattggtaaatttaaatacatgtagcattgcAACGGTATAAAAGAATGTTATTTTcttggataaaaaaattaaaagtgtaTATGCTTTGCATGTATATAAGACTATATATATCGATACTTTGTATATCtctaaaaacaaactttaaaaacgTTAATActcattaataaaataataattgggAAAAAcgaatgtataaaaatagaaaaaccaaaacaaatataaaaacgaataaaaaaaagaagatgagTTTTATCGTTTATCAAGTTCTGATCACAATGCACTTATCCATTTGAGTAGATAACAGTTCAATTGCGTACTGGTAAGTACTTATTGTTTTTTCCCCCACAGAATGGCTCAAAGACAATGAATGAAAAGCGGTCCTTTCTTCTCCTGCAATTGTTTCTATCATTTTGAGCAAGTTACAGAGATAACGCAGCAGATAAAAAGTTTCTTTGGGTTGATATTATCTTTACTTTATGTATCAATGAATTGATGATCATAAgctatttgatattttgaaagatGTTATTATAtcaatagtgcctgtttaggagggtaagagttgaaattgacaccccgggaaaactattgtcaacctaCGCGAAGCGgatgttgacaatggttttcgaggggtgtcaatttcaactcttaccctcctaaacaggcacaatttattttattatactgaatgtttcaattttaaagaaaactttactactcttatatatgaatgacgtgaattctttgGCGAACGGTTCGCGCAtagtttacgcgcatgtaacaattcgttgtgttacccgttgctaagtgtgttgcttaCGCTTAGGttatagaacggattatcaactgcgtcttaaccaatcagatttcagtattttacatgaaagtataataatatgatTTAACAACTTctagataaattaaaaatgtccaTAATAGGTTTTCGGGTATCAAAAAAGGTCATGtctgtttcatttttgtttagatgtgtttacatggTGTTATTTGTGTTGTTGtgcataaattgtattttttattttttattaccttcttcttaatttttcaattcactttacaaaagtaaaaaaatgaaaagaaggtTTTGAAATAGAAGAAATATTGTATTAAGTTAAATGATCTTTTGTTTTGTCCATGAATCTATAGGTGTATAAGAGTTCATAAATTATACTTATAAATCAAAATGGTGAGCTATTGAAATGGACggaaaaatgattataatagcAATGTACGATCATGTAAATTGAATATGTTTTGACAACCAATCTTAttgtacacaaaaaataaatatagtcTCAAAAAATCATACTTTGCTTTTTTATTGACCTGAAGCAATACTTAGAATACTTTTGTTTTATCAGCTATTTGCATTGTTTGTTTCTCAGAAAGGGATAAAAGATGAatgcttttaacaaaataaaaataacaaacaactGTATATGCAAACTGTCAACATATGAATCACATGGATTGTTTTTTTCgaacatgaaataaaatctaaagactattttaaaagttttcaagcaatttCAGATCGGACATTCAAAacttttctctttgaataatattttgatatccaAAATACAACCAAAAATTCAATTTGGGCTGGAAATGTtaagtgaaatattttaattctgattgtaacacataatttgattggctaaacaaGTTCCTATATATCGTGTAACATAACCCTGGACAGTTTAATACTTCTGTTATAACTTAATGAATGAATCACGCCAAAGTGCAATTTGTGTATCATTTAGGTAAAAAGATTACAAAAAGCATACATATATAATGGTCCCTCATCCGAGCATTATTTTAAGAGTGTGAAGGATAAGATCCATTATATGTTATAAGCCTAAGGCTCAATAGGTATCGTATAGCATGGTTATCTTTTGTAGCATAACATTAAAACGGGTGATCATTTGACAACACAGAACCTTACCTCTTTAAAAAGGCCTGTCCGAGCGCGGCAACCATCTTAAACGAATTTGTGACAACCCCCCTACAGGGTTtgggaaacaaaacaaaaggcgTCTGTAGGTGGGTATATGATATCCTCTTAGGCCTCAGACGCATAACATTAGTTTATCATATTTGTGAAACGTAATTGAAGGCAAAGGTGTTCTTGGCCTTGACGTTTTTACAggagtttgaatttgtaatccggttttatcattgaaaatactCATATAAAATCTAAATTCAAAACTGATAGGCTTTTTGCTTTTGCGGTAGTAGTTATTGCCCAGAGTGCTACTAATTTAAGAGACATCATTTTGAGATTCAATGTTTGAAGTGGACATAGACCACAAAAAATCGCTTTGAAACATCCATCGCCGCTTACATTTACAGGAAGTCTCAGGAGGCCTATATTAAGAATATCTTTTAATCATTGTTGAAATCAATGTCTGGTTGTTAATcttttttacattgaaaaaaatgagttaaaaaaataattgatttatgttaaaatttataacTGAATATTAGAACATTCACTTCAGAAAGTTGACAGAGATTAATTTTCCATTAAATGCACTATTCAACCCACTTTTCTTCTGTTTCCAGATAAAACATAAGTTATCAAGGATAATTTCCTTACCAAGGGATGAAACTCTCCCATGTATCAGTAGAGTTTTGTGTCTTGACAACCTAGTAGGAATagatattaaaattgatttcaataatGAAAACCAACTATGTATTATTCAAAGAAGAGAAATGATAATATGCTTTTATTCATAATTCTCCCAAATAAACCTAATAGAAAGAAATATCAGATTTTAACATTCATTCTTTTGAATCTTAGAAATTTCTACAAAACAATTATGCACAAACATATTTAAATccctatatattttttgctaaCATAATAATATGTTTTCCTATACATCAATTTCCGATTTGAATTAAATCCAATGATCTAGAAGACATACTGTCCGTCGCATTGACATTAGTTCCTACAGTCGTCGTGTTATCGGATTTAATCCTAATGTGACAATTGGTataactttcaaaaatgatttcaatatatttaagtTTCAAATATATGCATTCTAGCTTCTAACAACG
The window above is part of the Magallana gigas chromosome 10, xbMagGiga1.1, whole genome shotgun sequence genome. Proteins encoded here:
- the LOC136272346 gene encoding uncharacterized protein encodes the protein MKKLSNSSANRKCYKSHPNKRTKSIAHARARRFDGSDRSQPSLLSIDASNRRRQREFSSGGSLVKNDQGTQSEISMADGTLWSMFPLCPFDWSSSDTASFPDFPRCNNLDINLLLQAFQTQWEPTTEQDMKQMTEHLEELKTRIQKWLKDNE